Proteins from a single region of Trichoderma asperellum chromosome 3, complete sequence:
- a CDS encoding uncharacterized protein (SECRETED:SignalP(1-18)~EggNog:ENOG41~TransMembrane:2 (n5-13c18/19o160-183i281-300o)), which yields MRFNLALLLATLLATVIASTIGGPRHVVRIEGTSQSDEHDLFKRKGGGGGGGRGGGGGSGGKGGSSGGSGSSGSGGSSGSSGSGGSGGSGGTKGGSGSGKGGSGSSGSSGNRSPSSNVGGTSAGGSGPRPQYGGGQFYGGGARTPYRAGSRSPVGGIVPIALLGGAAALAFWPGIWLYGAYLYPYHQPYRFHNESSNRNETLNVICGCGTYDVCGCDDNNNTEYFTSLVGNGSYDALNKSVVNVAMVNGTNSLLINGSLPNGTTADDPNASSSSAASMRTMVQMIGFWPAVAAVLVTVFLA from the exons ATGAGATTCAACCTCGCTCTCTTGCTTGCCACTCTCCTAGCCACTGTCATCGCTAGCACCATTGGGGGCCCTCGACATGTGGTCAGAATAGAGGGCACGTCTCAATCCGACGAGCATGATCTGTTCAAGCGCAagggcggcggtggcggtggtggaagaggaggtggtggaggcAGCGGTGGAAAAGGCGGAAGCAGTGGAGGAAGTGGCAGCAGTGGAAgcggtggcagcagtggcagcagtggAAGCGGTGGAAGCGGTGGAAGCGGTGGTACCAAAGGTGGCTCTGGGAGCGGCAAAGGTGGCTCTGGAAGCTCTGGCAGTTC CGGAAATCGATCTCCCAGCTCCAACGTCGGTGGTACATCTGCTGGAGGAAGCGGACCCAGGCCACAATACGGCGGTGGCCAGTTctacggcggcggcgcgagAACTCCTTACCGCGCCGGTTCTCGAAGCCCCGTAGGAGGCATCGTCCCCATCGCGCTCCTCGGAGGCGCCGCTGCTCTCGCCTTCTGGCCTGGAATCTGGCTGTACGGTGCCTACCTGTATCCTTATCACCAGCCATACCGCTTCCACAACGAGTCCAGCAACCGGAATGAAACCCTGAACGTCATTTGTGGATGTGGCACATACGATGTTTGCGGCTGCgacgacaacaacaataCCGAGTACTTCACCAGTCTTGTCGGAAATGGAAGCTACGATGCCCTCAACAAGAGTGTCGTCAATGTTGCCATGGTCAATGGCACGAACAGCCTTCTTATCAACGGTTCTCTGCCAAATGGCACAACAGCCGACGACCCCAATGCCAGCTCTTCAAGTGCAGCCAGCATGAGAACTATGGTCCAAATGATTGGTTTCTGGCCCGCTGTCGCTGCTGTACTTGTTACTGTCTTCTTGGCATAA